The following coding sequences are from one Sander lucioperca isolate FBNREF2018 chromosome 2, SLUC_FBN_1.2, whole genome shotgun sequence window:
- the LOC116058685 gene encoding inactive phospholipid phosphatase 7-like, which translates to MPGSQARSRARDRNNVLNRPEFMSLNQPPRREQGAGEGRGGGGPRRASRQQSQQEDVGGRGSRDSSEGGPAADGGAKDASHWPEQDCMQLNPSFRVIAINSLLAIDISLSKRLGVCAGTRGAGAPLRSMVSLLALSGHALPWLCGTLICLWSSNTLAGQEVLVNLLLALILDLMTVAGVQKLVKRRGPWDFPPGFLDYIAMDMYSFPAAHASRAAMVSKFLLHHLVLAVPLRILLYLWALLAGVSRVLLGKHHISDVGCGFALGFLHFSLVESVWLDSATCQTLISIGTLRWTPLV; encoded by the exons ATGCCCGGCAGCCAGGCCCGGTCCCGGGCCAGAGACCGGAACAATGTCCTGAACCGGCCCGAGTTTATGTCCCTGAACCAGCCCCCCCGCAGGGAGCAGGGGGCGGGGGAAGGGCGGGGGGGCGGCGGCCCGAGGAGAGCCAGCAGACAGCAGAGTCAGCAGGAGGACGTGGGAGGGAG GGGGTCGAGGGACTCCTCTGAGGGGGGCCCAGCAGCTGATGGGGGGGCCAAGGACGCGTCTCATTGGCCGGAGCAGGACTGCATGCAGCTGAACCCGTCGTTCCGAGTCATCGCCATCAACTCGCTGCTCGCCATCGATATCAGCCTGTCCAAGCGCCTGGGCGTGTGCGCCGGGACGCGTGGCGCAGGGGCGCCGCTGCGCTCCATGGTGAGCCTGCTGGCCCTCAGTGGACACGCCCTCCCCTGGCTCTGCGGGACGCTGATCTGTCTGTGGAGCAGCAACACGCTGGCCGGACAGGAAGTCCTCGTCAACCTGCTGCTGG CTCTGATCCTGGATCTGATGACGGTCGCTGGGGTGCAGAAGTTGGTCAAACGCCGAGGACCATGGGATTTCCCTCCAGGGTTTTTGGACTACATCGCCATGGATATGTATTCTTTCCCAGCAGCCCACGCCAGCCGAGCCGCTATGGTGTCCAAGTTCCTGCTGCACCACCTGGTGCTGGCG GTGCCCCTCAGGATACTGCTCTACCTCTGGGCGCTCCTGGCCGGCGTGTCCCGGGTGCTGCTGGGTAAACATCACATCTCAGACGTCGGCTGTGGATTCGCTCTCGGCTTCCTGCACTTCAGTCTGGTGGAGTCCGTTTGGCTGGACTCTGCCACCTGCCAGACGCTCATCTCCATTGGCACGCTGCGCTGGACTCCACTGGTCTGA